The proteins below are encoded in one region of Pelagicoccus sp. SDUM812003:
- a CDS encoding crossover junction endodeoxyribonuclease RuvC, giving the protein MARKGVRQLWKDKVEGRSTSGAPISVPLAKRRFEGAILGIDPSLRGTGLAVVEFGNSGRAVLLHSKTLKLKPSLSMASCLGQICQEVLQILDTREIDIVALEQTIFVQNFQTAQILGAARGAAIAAAAMRGKEVFEYPPLRVKQAVVGHGRASKEQVAKTIRSLLGHGATLALDESDAAAVAFTHAFTGAH; this is encoded by the coding sequence ATGGCACGCAAAGGCGTCAGACAGCTTTGGAAAGACAAGGTCGAAGGCCGATCCACAAGCGGCGCTCCGATTTCGGTCCCGTTGGCGAAACGTCGATTCGAGGGCGCCATTCTCGGCATCGATCCGAGCTTGCGCGGCACGGGGCTCGCGGTGGTCGAGTTTGGCAATAGCGGGCGGGCCGTATTGCTGCATAGCAAGACCCTGAAGCTCAAGCCAAGCCTGTCCATGGCGAGCTGTCTCGGTCAGATATGTCAAGAGGTGCTCCAGATATTGGATACGAGAGAGATCGATATAGTCGCCCTCGAACAGACGATTTTCGTGCAGAACTTTCAAACGGCCCAGATCCTAGGGGCGGCGCGAGGCGCCGCTATCGCGGCCGCCGCCATGCGCGGCAAGGAGGTATTCGAATACCCTCCGCTGAGAGTGAAGCAGGCGGTGGTAGGGCACGGGCGAGCGAGCAAGGAGCAGGTCGCAAAAACCATTCGAAGCTTGCTGGGCCATGGGGCGACGCTGGCGCTCGATGAATCCGACGCGGCGGCGGTGGCCTTCACCCACGCGTTCACTGGAGCTCATTGA
- a CDS encoding OFA family MFS transporter, with protein sequence MKKEKNRWLIAASAVGVHVSIGSVYAYSAWKMPLENTFGWTSTNTSVAFSIAIFFLGLSAAFLGRFIERKGPSKGGLLSAVFFSLGLLGSSLACYLESLWLFYLCFGVISGIGLGLGYISPVSTLVKWFPDRRGLATGLAIMGFGFGGLICAQLIDIFVPTQDEIVLSDEIRTYDYLQTLESDAAAAAAMVAGAPSVADFKEKSHQAAELFRAEKTDSAEYKALKAETEGYRSTLIYNKSSITKAFLFLGIIYLCVMVPSALYIAPPPDGYAEKFAAGDPAKAKKIKSNGEMTAMEAIRTPGFYGLWIMLFINVACGIAVIATAKKMGYEMVRLPVEMASLLVMGISLFNGLGRIIWASFSDVIGRSNTYVAFFVIQIIAFPLLANLTGSPIAFMAVTFLVLTCYGGGFASIPAYISDLFGLKEMPTIHGFILTAWSLAGVVGPTLNSYVYEKTHSYQQSLYVFGGAFVVALVVSLLMKLEIKRLDRHYSNQDVELARPHLHGE encoded by the coding sequence ATGAAGAAAGAAAAAAACCGCTGGCTCATCGCCGCCTCCGCTGTAGGCGTGCATGTCTCAATCGGCTCCGTCTACGCGTATAGCGCCTGGAAGATGCCCCTGGAAAACACCTTTGGTTGGACATCCACCAACACCTCGGTCGCCTTCAGCATCGCCATCTTCTTCCTTGGTCTATCGGCCGCGTTCCTCGGGCGATTCATCGAGCGCAAAGGTCCGTCCAAGGGCGGACTGCTTTCGGCGGTCTTCTTCAGCTTGGGTCTGCTGGGATCCTCGCTCGCATGCTATCTGGAAAGCCTTTGGCTGTTCTACCTCTGCTTCGGCGTGATAAGCGGCATCGGTCTCGGACTGGGCTACATCTCCCCGGTCTCCACTTTGGTGAAATGGTTTCCCGATCGTCGTGGCCTAGCCACTGGACTGGCTATCATGGGCTTCGGTTTCGGAGGTTTGATCTGCGCTCAGCTGATCGACATCTTCGTCCCCACCCAGGACGAAATCGTTCTTAGCGACGAAATCAGAACCTACGACTACCTGCAGACCTTGGAAAGCGATGCCGCCGCAGCCGCAGCAATGGTCGCTGGCGCTCCGAGCGTCGCCGATTTCAAGGAAAAGAGCCACCAAGCGGCCGAGCTTTTCCGAGCGGAAAAAACCGACTCTGCCGAGTACAAGGCTCTCAAGGCGGAGACAGAGGGCTATCGCTCCACCCTGATCTACAACAAGAGTTCCATAACCAAGGCCTTCCTCTTCCTCGGCATCATCTACCTCTGCGTGATGGTTCCCAGCGCCCTCTACATCGCCCCTCCTCCAGATGGCTACGCGGAGAAGTTCGCCGCCGGCGATCCCGCCAAGGCCAAGAAGATCAAGTCAAACGGCGAGATGACCGCCATGGAGGCGATTCGCACCCCTGGCTTCTACGGACTTTGGATCATGCTCTTCATCAACGTGGCCTGCGGTATCGCAGTGATCGCCACCGCGAAGAAGATGGGCTACGAGATGGTGCGTCTGCCCGTGGAAATGGCCAGCTTGCTGGTCATGGGCATCTCCCTCTTCAACGGCCTCGGTCGCATCATATGGGCTTCCTTCTCCGACGTCATCGGCCGCTCGAACACCTACGTGGCCTTCTTCGTCATCCAAATCATCGCCTTCCCCTTGCTCGCGAATCTGACCGGTTCCCCTATCGCGTTCATGGCCGTCACCTTTCTGGTCCTGACCTGCTACGGCGGCGGATTCGCCAGCATCCCGGCCTACATCTCCGACCTTTTCGGACTCAAGGAAATGCCCACCATCCACGGCTTCATCCTGACCGCCTGGTCGCTGGCCGGAGTGGTTGGCCCCACCTTGAACTCGTACGTCTACGAAAAGACCCATAGCTACCAGCAAAGCCTCTACGTCTTCGGCGGGGCCTTCGTAGTAGCCCTGGTCGTCTCGCTGCTGATGAAGCTGGAAATCAAACGTCTGGATCGCCACTACAGCAATCAGGACGTCGAACTCGCCCGCCCTCATTTGCACGGCGAATAA
- the pflA gene encoding pyruvate formate-lyase-activating protein, with product MSSTVYSPCQSCQAPPNDGAFMEALGNIHSIETCGTVDGPGLRYILFLSGCPLRCQYCHNPDAQGRPRGELKSASDVLADVVRYKNFLRKGGLTISGGEPLMQPDFLHAVFKGAKEAGIHTALDTSGFLGYKASDELLENVDLVLLDIKSWNPSTYREVTGVDLSPTLEFADRLSDMGKPVWIRFVLVPGLTDAESNIDGLAQYVSTLENVERVEILPFHKMGEDKYKRLGLPYQLENTPTPSAEEVERARCIFARYGVKAI from the coding sequence ATGTCTTCAACAGTCTATTCCCCCTGCCAGAGCTGCCAGGCGCCGCCCAACGACGGAGCATTCATGGAAGCCCTCGGCAACATCCACTCCATCGAAACCTGCGGCACCGTGGACGGCCCCGGGCTGCGCTACATCCTATTCCTTTCCGGATGTCCCCTGCGCTGCCAGTACTGCCACAACCCGGACGCCCAAGGCCGACCGCGCGGCGAGCTCAAGAGCGCCAGCGACGTGCTGGCCGATGTGGTTCGCTACAAGAACTTTCTGCGAAAGGGCGGCCTCACCATCAGCGGCGGCGAGCCCTTGATGCAGCCCGACTTCCTGCATGCCGTCTTCAAGGGAGCGAAGGAGGCTGGCATCCACACCGCCCTCGACACGTCAGGATTTCTTGGATACAAGGCCTCCGACGAGCTACTGGAAAACGTCGACCTGGTCCTGCTCGACATAAAGAGCTGGAATCCCAGCACCTATCGCGAAGTGACCGGCGTCGATCTCAGCCCGACCCTGGAATTCGCCGATCGGCTCTCCGACATGGGCAAGCCGGTGTGGATTCGTTTCGTGCTCGTGCCCGGCCTCACCGACGCTGAAAGCAACATCGATGGACTCGCCCAATACGTTTCCACCCTGGAGAACGTCGAGCGCGTGGAAATTCTCCCCTTCCACAAAATGGGCGAGGACAAATACAAGCGCCTCGGCCTTCCCTATCAGCTTGAAAACACGCCCACTCCCTCCGCTGAGGAGGTCGAACGCGCCCGCTGCATCTTCGCCCGCTACGGAGTCAAAGCCATTTAA
- a CDS encoding sulfite exporter TauE/SafE family protein, whose amino-acid sequence MDFELWRWSMFALAALIIGLSKSGVPGLGILNVAIFQILLDAKDAVGFGLPLLIMGDFCSLLIYRRHAEWKHVLRLVPWAVIGVIAGWFTLGKMDGSQARLVISLVLAAMLALHAARQRWPKLISEALPHSYGAAASIGVIAAFVSTLANAAGPIMILFLLAMRLPKMAFMGTSVYFFTFLNLFKVPFLHQQGLVNWGSLEANLKLAPFVAAGSLLGYFFARKISQNWFERIAFWLTVVAVAYMLYLSF is encoded by the coding sequence ATGGATTTCGAGTTGTGGCGCTGGAGCATGTTCGCCTTGGCCGCTTTGATCATCGGTTTGAGCAAAAGCGGGGTGCCGGGCCTGGGAATCCTCAATGTAGCCATTTTTCAAATACTGTTGGATGCGAAAGACGCAGTGGGATTTGGTCTGCCGCTGTTGATCATGGGAGACTTCTGCTCGTTGCTAATCTATCGTCGCCATGCCGAATGGAAGCATGTGCTGAGGCTGGTGCCCTGGGCAGTGATCGGGGTGATCGCAGGGTGGTTCACTCTTGGGAAAATGGATGGTTCGCAAGCTCGATTGGTCATCAGCCTGGTATTGGCGGCCATGCTGGCCCTTCATGCCGCCAGACAGCGATGGCCGAAGCTGATCAGCGAGGCCTTGCCGCATAGCTATGGGGCTGCGGCGTCGATTGGAGTCATCGCCGCGTTCGTCTCTACGCTGGCAAATGCAGCCGGTCCCATCATGATCCTTTTCCTTCTCGCCATGCGTCTGCCAAAGATGGCGTTCATGGGCACCAGCGTCTATTTCTTCACCTTTCTCAATCTCTTCAAGGTGCCGTTTCTCCACCAGCAGGGGCTGGTCAACTGGGGCAGTTTGGAAGCCAACCTCAAGCTGGCCCCATTCGTGGCGGCGGGAAGCCTGCTCGGCTATTTCTTCGCTCGAAAGATTAGCCAGAATTGGTTTGAGCGCATCGCGTTTTGGTTAACGGTAGTGGCCGTGGCTTACATGCTCTACCTCTCGTTCTAG